The Tenrec ecaudatus isolate mTenEca1 chromosome 7, mTenEca1.hap1, whole genome shotgun sequence genome window below encodes:
- the BAG6 gene encoding large proline-rich protein BAG6 isoform X3 translates to MEPSDSSSTTMEEPDSLEVLVKTLDSQTRTFIVGAQMNVKEFKEHIAASVSIPSEKQRLIYQGRVLQDDKTLQEYNVGGKVIHLVERAPPQTQLPSSGASSGTGSPSTTHGGGPQPGTRGTGASVHDRNANSYVMVGTFNLPSEPRVRLVMAQHMIRDIQTLLSRMECRGAPQAQPPPQTPTAAPEPAALSSQTTDAEESEAPPREPMAAEEVEEHAPSQSPEPAPSAGPSPSGLTPAPETNAPNHPSPAEYVEVLQELQRLESRLQPFLQRYYEVLGAAATTDYNNNHEGREEDQRLVNLVAESLRLLGNTFVALSDLRCNLACAPPRHLHVVRPMSHYTTPMVLQQAAIPIQINVGTTVTMTGNGTRPPPAASAEAPPPGPGQASSMAPSSTTAESSTEGAPPPGPGPAPPPTASHPRVIRISHQSVEPVVMMHMNIQDSATQPGGVPSAPAGPLGPPGHGQTLGSTLIQLPSLPPEFMHAVAHQITHQAMVAAVASAATGQQVPGFPTAPTRVVIARPTPPQARPSHPGGPPVSGTLQGAGLGTNASLAQMVSGLVGQLLMQPVLVAQGSPGMASPPAPATASASAGTTNTATTAGPAPGGPAQPPPPQPSTADLQLSQLLGNLLAPAGPGAGAPGMASSPTITVAMPGVPAFLQGMTDFLQATQTAAPPPPPPPAPEQQASPPPGSPPGGAGSPGGLGPESLPPEFFTSVVQGVLSSLLGSLGARAGSSESIAAFIQRLSGSSNIFEPGADGALGFFGALLSLLCQNFSMVDVVMLLHGHFQPLQRLQPQLRAFFHQHYLGGQDPTPGNIRTATHTLINGLEEYVRESFSLVEVQPGVDIIRTNLEFLQEQFNSIAAHVLHCADSGFGARLLELCNQGLFECLALNLHCLGGQQMELAAVINGRIRRMSRGVNPSLVSWLTTMMGLRLQVVLEHMPVGPDAILRYVRRVGDPPQALPEEPMEVQGAERTSPEPQRENASPAPGTTAEEAMSRGPPPAPEGGSRDEQDGASADTEPWAAAVPPEWVPIIQQDIQSQRKVKPQPPLSDAYLSGMPAKRRKTMQGEGPQLLLSEAVSRAAKAAGARPLTSPESLSRDLEAPEVQESYRQQLRSDIQKRLQEDPNYSPQRFPNAHRAFADDP, encoded by the exons ATGGAGCCCAGTGATAGTAGCAGTACCACTATGGAGGAGCCTGACAGCCTggaggtgctggtgaagacccTGGACTCTCAGACGCGGACCTTTATTGTGGGGGCGCAG ATGAACGTGAAGGAGTTTAAGGAGCACATTGCCGCCTCTGTTAGCATCCCGTCCGAGAAGCAAAGGCTCATCTACCAGGGGCGTGTGCTGCAGGACGATAAGACGCTCCAGGAATACA ATGTTGGAGGAAAGGTTATTCATTTGGTGGAACGGGCTCCTCCTCAGACTCAGCTCCCTTCATCTGGAGCATCTTCTGGGACCGGGTCTCCTTCAACTACCCATGGTGGGGGACCCCAGCCTGGTACTCGGGGTACTGGGGCCTCAGTTCATGACCGGAATGCCAACAGCTATGTCATGGTTGGAACCTTCAATCTTCCT AGTGAACCACGGGTACGGCTGGTAATGGCTCAGCACATGATCAGGGACATACAGACCCTGTTGTCCCGGATGGAG TGTCGAGGGGCCCCTCAAGCCCAGCCGCCTCCCCAGACGCCGACGGCCGCCCCTGAGCCAGCAGCCTTGAGCTCCCAGACAACAGACGCGGAGGAAAGTGAAGCCCCTCCTCGGGAGCCTATGGCGGCGGAAGAGGTCGAGGAGCACGCCCCATCTCAGAGCCCGGAGCCTGCCCCTTCTGCTGGTCCGTCCCCTTCGGGACTGACGCCTGCACCAGAGACAAATGCACCCAA ccacccttctcctgcgGAATACGTCGAGGTGCTCCAGGAGCTGCAGCGGCTGGAGAGCCGCCTCCAGCCCTTCCTGCAGCGCTACTATGAGGTGCTGGGTGCTGCCGCCACCACGGACTATAACAACAAC CACGAAGGCCGAGAGGAGGACCAGCGCTTGGTCAACCTGGTGGCGGAGAGCCTGCGGCTGCTGGGCAACACCTTCGTGGCGCTGTCGGACCTGCGCTGCAACCTGGCCTGCGCCCCCCCACGGCACCTACATGTGGTCCGGCCCATGTCCCACTACACCACCCCTATGGTGCTCCAGCAGGCGGCCATTCCCATCCAG ATCAATGTTGGCACCACTGTGACCATGACGGGGAATGGGACTCGGCCCCCCCCGGCTGCCAGTGCGGAGGCACCTCCCCCAGGTCCTGGGCAGGCCTCGTCGATGGCTCCCTCCTCTACCACTGCTGAGTCCTCCACTGAGGGGGCTCCCCCCCCGGGGCCGGGACCAGCACCGCCCCCAACCGCCAGCCACCCGAGGGTCATCCGCATTTCCCACCAGAGCGTGGAGCCCGTGGTGATGATGCACATGAACATTCAGG ATTCTGCCACGCAGCCTGGTGGGGTTCCGAGTGCTCCTGCTGGCCCTCTTGGACCCCCTGGTCACGGCCAAACCCTGG GCTCCACCCTCATCCAgctgccctccctgccccctgaGTTCATGCACGCCGTCGCCCACCAGATCACTCATCAGGCCATGGTGGCAGCTGTTGCCTCCGCGGCCACAG GACAGCAAGTGCCAGGTTTTCCAACAGCTCCTACCCGGGTGGTGATTGCCCGGCCCACCCCTCCACAGGCTCGTCCTTCTCACCCGGGGGGGCCCCCAGTCTCTGGCACTCTG CAGGGTGCCGGGCTGGGCACCAACGCCTCCTTGGCCCAGATGGTGAGCGGCCTCGTAGGGCAGCTTCTCATGCAGCCCGTCCTTGTGG CTCAAGGGAGCCCGGGGATGGCTTCAcctccagcccctgccactgcctctGCCAGTGCCGGCACCACCAACACGGCCACCACCgctggccctgccccaggcgggcCTGCCCAGCCTCCACCCCCACAACCCTCCACGGCCGACCTTCAGCTGTCCCAGCTCCTGGGGAACCTCCTGGCACCAGcggggcctggggctggagcgCCTGGCATGGCGTCGTCCCCCACCATCACTGTAGCTATGCCTGGGGTTCCGGCCTTCCTCCAGGGCATGACTGACTTCTTGCAG GCAACTCAGACGGCCGCgccacccccaccgccaccccctgCCCCGGAGCAGCAGGCTTCTCCCCCTCCGGGGTCCCCTCCTGGAGGCGCGGGGAGCCCTGGAGGCCTGGGTCCCGAGAGCCTGCCCCCAGAGTTCTTCACGTCGGTGGTGCAGGGTGTGCTGAGCTCCCTGCTGGGCTCCTTGGGCGCGAGGGCCGGTAGCAGTGAGAGCATCGCAGCCTTCATACAGCGCCTCAGTGGCTCCAGCAACATCTTTGAGCCTGGGGCGGATGGGGCCCTCG GATTCTTTGGGGCTCTGCTCTCGCTCCTGTGCCAGAACTTCTCCATGGTGGACGTGGTGATGCTGCTCCATGGACATTTCCAGCCCCTTCAGCGGCTCCAGCCCCAGCTGCGAGCCTTTTTCCACCAGCACTACCTGGGTGGCCAGGACCCCACACCTGGTAACATCCGG ACGGCAACCCACACGCTGATCAACGGGCTAGAAGAATACGTGCGGGAGAGTTTT TCTCTGGTGGAGGTCCAGCCAGGCGTGGACATCATTCGGACAAACCTGGAATTTCTCCAAGAGCAGTTTAATAGCATTGCTGCCCACGTGCTGCACTGCGCAG ACAGTGGATTTGGAGCCCGGCTGCTGGAGTTGTGTAACCAGGGCCTGTTTGAATGCCTGGCCCTGAACCTGCACTGCTTGGGGGGACAGCAGATGGAGCTGGCTGCTGTTATCAATGGCCGAATT CGCCGCATGTCGCGTGGGGTGAATCCGTCTTTGGTGAGCTGGCTGACCACGATGATGGGACTGCGGCTTCAGGTGGTACTAGAACACATGCCTGTAGGCCCTGACGCCATCCTGAGATACGTCCGTAGAGTTGGTGATCCACCCCAG GCGCTTCCTGAGGAGCCAATGGAAGTCCAGGGAGCAGAGAGAACGTCCCCTGAACCCCAG CGGGAGAACGCTTCCCCAGCCCCGGGAACAACAGCAGAAGAAGCCATGTCCCGAGGCCCACCCCCAGCTCCTGAGGGGGGCTCCCGAGATGAGCAAGATGGAGCTTCAGCTGATACAGAACCTTGGGCAGCTGCAGTCCCCCCA GAATGGGTCCCTATCATCCAGCAGGACATTCAGAGCCAACGGAAGGTGAAACCGCAGCCGCCCCTGAGTGACGCCTACCTCAGCGGTATGCCTGCCAAGAGACGCAAG
- the BAG6 gene encoding large proline-rich protein BAG6 isoform X12: MEPSDSSSTTMEEPDSLEVLVKTLDSQTRTFIVGAQMNVKEFKEHIAASVSIPSEKQRLIYQGRVLQDDKTLQEYNVGGKVIHLVERAPPQTQLPSSGASSGTGSPSTTHGGGPQPGTRGTGASVHDRNANSYVMVGTFNLPSDGSAVDVHINMEQAPIQSEPRVRLVMAQHMIRDIQTLLSRMECRGAPQAQPPPQTPTAAPEPAALSSQTTDAEESEAPPREPMAAEEVEEHAPSQSPEPAPSAGPSPSGLTPAPETNAPNHPSPAEYVEVLQELQRLESRLQPFLQRYYEVLGAAATTDYNNNHEGREEDQRLVNLVAESLRLLGNTFVALSDLRCNLACAPPRHLHVVRPMSHYTTPMVLQQAAIPIQINVGTTVTMTGNGTRPPPAASAEAPPPGPGQASSMAPSSTTAESSTEGAPPPGPGPAPPPTASHPRVIRISHQSVEPVVMMHMNIQDSATQPGGVPSAPAGPLGPPGHGQTLGQQVPGFPTAPTRVVIARPTPPQARPSHPGGPPVSGTLQGAGLGTNASLAQMVSGLVGQLLMQPVLVAQGSPGMASPPAPATASASAGTTNTATTAGPAPGGPAQPPPPQPSTADLQLSQLLGNLLAPAGPGAGAPGMASSPTITVAMPGVPAFLQGMTDFLQATQTAAPPPPPPPAPEQQASPPPGSPPGGAGSPGGLGPESLPPEFFTSVVQGVLSSLLGSLGARAGSSESIAAFIQRLSGSSNIFEPGADGALGFFGALLSLLCQNFSMVDVVMLLHGHFQPLQRLQPQLRAFFHQHYLGGQDPTPGNIRTATHTLINGLEEYVRESFSLVEVQPGVDIIRTNLEFLQEQFNSIAAHVLHCADSGFGARLLELCNQGLFECLALNLHCLGGQQMELAAVINGRIRRMSRGVNPSLVSWLTTMMGLRLQVVLEHMPVGPDAILRYVRRVGDPPQALPEEPMEVQGAERTSPEPQRENASPAPGTTAEEAMSRGPPPAPEGGSRDEQDGASADTEPWAAAVPPEWVPIIQQDIQSQRKVKPQPPLSDAYLSGMPAKRRKLRSDIQKRLQEDPNYSPQRFPNAHRAFADDP, from the exons ATGGAGCCCAGTGATAGTAGCAGTACCACTATGGAGGAGCCTGACAGCCTggaggtgctggtgaagacccTGGACTCTCAGACGCGGACCTTTATTGTGGGGGCGCAG ATGAACGTGAAGGAGTTTAAGGAGCACATTGCCGCCTCTGTTAGCATCCCGTCCGAGAAGCAAAGGCTCATCTACCAGGGGCGTGTGCTGCAGGACGATAAGACGCTCCAGGAATACA ATGTTGGAGGAAAGGTTATTCATTTGGTGGAACGGGCTCCTCCTCAGACTCAGCTCCCTTCATCTGGAGCATCTTCTGGGACCGGGTCTCCTTCAACTACCCATGGTGGGGGACCCCAGCCTGGTACTCGGGGTACTGGGGCCTCAGTTCATGACCGGAATGCCAACAGCTATGTCATGGTTGGAACCTTCAATCTTCCT AGTGACGGCTCTGCTGTGGATGTTCACATCAACATGGAACAGGCCCCAATTCAG AGTGAACCACGGGTACGGCTGGTAATGGCTCAGCACATGATCAGGGACATACAGACCCTGTTGTCCCGGATGGAG TGTCGAGGGGCCCCTCAAGCCCAGCCGCCTCCCCAGACGCCGACGGCCGCCCCTGAGCCAGCAGCCTTGAGCTCCCAGACAACAGACGCGGAGGAAAGTGAAGCCCCTCCTCGGGAGCCTATGGCGGCGGAAGAGGTCGAGGAGCACGCCCCATCTCAGAGCCCGGAGCCTGCCCCTTCTGCTGGTCCGTCCCCTTCGGGACTGACGCCTGCACCAGAGACAAATGCACCCAA ccacccttctcctgcgGAATACGTCGAGGTGCTCCAGGAGCTGCAGCGGCTGGAGAGCCGCCTCCAGCCCTTCCTGCAGCGCTACTATGAGGTGCTGGGTGCTGCCGCCACCACGGACTATAACAACAAC CACGAAGGCCGAGAGGAGGACCAGCGCTTGGTCAACCTGGTGGCGGAGAGCCTGCGGCTGCTGGGCAACACCTTCGTGGCGCTGTCGGACCTGCGCTGCAACCTGGCCTGCGCCCCCCCACGGCACCTACATGTGGTCCGGCCCATGTCCCACTACACCACCCCTATGGTGCTCCAGCAGGCGGCCATTCCCATCCAG ATCAATGTTGGCACCACTGTGACCATGACGGGGAATGGGACTCGGCCCCCCCCGGCTGCCAGTGCGGAGGCACCTCCCCCAGGTCCTGGGCAGGCCTCGTCGATGGCTCCCTCCTCTACCACTGCTGAGTCCTCCACTGAGGGGGCTCCCCCCCCGGGGCCGGGACCAGCACCGCCCCCAACCGCCAGCCACCCGAGGGTCATCCGCATTTCCCACCAGAGCGTGGAGCCCGTGGTGATGATGCACATGAACATTCAGG ATTCTGCCACGCAGCCTGGTGGGGTTCCGAGTGCTCCTGCTGGCCCTCTTGGACCCCCTGGTCACGGCCAAACCCTGG GACAGCAAGTGCCAGGTTTTCCAACAGCTCCTACCCGGGTGGTGATTGCCCGGCCCACCCCTCCACAGGCTCGTCCTTCTCACCCGGGGGGGCCCCCAGTCTCTGGCACTCTG CAGGGTGCCGGGCTGGGCACCAACGCCTCCTTGGCCCAGATGGTGAGCGGCCTCGTAGGGCAGCTTCTCATGCAGCCCGTCCTTGTGG CTCAAGGGAGCCCGGGGATGGCTTCAcctccagcccctgccactgcctctGCCAGTGCCGGCACCACCAACACGGCCACCACCgctggccctgccccaggcgggcCTGCCCAGCCTCCACCCCCACAACCCTCCACGGCCGACCTTCAGCTGTCCCAGCTCCTGGGGAACCTCCTGGCACCAGcggggcctggggctggagcgCCTGGCATGGCGTCGTCCCCCACCATCACTGTAGCTATGCCTGGGGTTCCGGCCTTCCTCCAGGGCATGACTGACTTCTTGCAG GCAACTCAGACGGCCGCgccacccccaccgccaccccctgCCCCGGAGCAGCAGGCTTCTCCCCCTCCGGGGTCCCCTCCTGGAGGCGCGGGGAGCCCTGGAGGCCTGGGTCCCGAGAGCCTGCCCCCAGAGTTCTTCACGTCGGTGGTGCAGGGTGTGCTGAGCTCCCTGCTGGGCTCCTTGGGCGCGAGGGCCGGTAGCAGTGAGAGCATCGCAGCCTTCATACAGCGCCTCAGTGGCTCCAGCAACATCTTTGAGCCTGGGGCGGATGGGGCCCTCG GATTCTTTGGGGCTCTGCTCTCGCTCCTGTGCCAGAACTTCTCCATGGTGGACGTGGTGATGCTGCTCCATGGACATTTCCAGCCCCTTCAGCGGCTCCAGCCCCAGCTGCGAGCCTTTTTCCACCAGCACTACCTGGGTGGCCAGGACCCCACACCTGGTAACATCCGG ACGGCAACCCACACGCTGATCAACGGGCTAGAAGAATACGTGCGGGAGAGTTTT TCTCTGGTGGAGGTCCAGCCAGGCGTGGACATCATTCGGACAAACCTGGAATTTCTCCAAGAGCAGTTTAATAGCATTGCTGCCCACGTGCTGCACTGCGCAG ACAGTGGATTTGGAGCCCGGCTGCTGGAGTTGTGTAACCAGGGCCTGTTTGAATGCCTGGCCCTGAACCTGCACTGCTTGGGGGGACAGCAGATGGAGCTGGCTGCTGTTATCAATGGCCGAATT CGCCGCATGTCGCGTGGGGTGAATCCGTCTTTGGTGAGCTGGCTGACCACGATGATGGGACTGCGGCTTCAGGTGGTACTAGAACACATGCCTGTAGGCCCTGACGCCATCCTGAGATACGTCCGTAGAGTTGGTGATCCACCCCAG GCGCTTCCTGAGGAGCCAATGGAAGTCCAGGGAGCAGAGAGAACGTCCCCTGAACCCCAG CGGGAGAACGCTTCCCCAGCCCCGGGAACAACAGCAGAAGAAGCCATGTCCCGAGGCCCACCCCCAGCTCCTGAGGGGGGCTCCCGAGATGAGCAAGATGGAGCTTCAGCTGATACAGAACCTTGGGCAGCTGCAGTCCCCCCA GAATGGGTCCCTATCATCCAGCAGGACATTCAGAGCCAACGGAAGGTGAAACCGCAGCCGCCCCTGAGTGACGCCTACCTCAGCGGTATGCCTGCCAAGAGACGCAAG
- the BAG6 gene encoding large proline-rich protein BAG6 isoform X11: MEPSDSSSTTMEEPDSLEVLVKTLDSQTRTFIVGAQMNVKEFKEHIAASVSIPSEKQRLIYQGRVLQDDKTLQEYNVGGKVIHLVERAPPQTQLPSSGASSGTGSPSTTHGGGPQPGTRGTGASVHDRNANSYVMVGTFNLPSEPRVRLVMAQHMIRDIQTLLSRMECRGAPQAQPPPQTPTAAPEPAALSSQTTDAEESEAPPREPMAAEEVEEHAPSQSPEPAPSAGPSPSGLTPAPETNAPNHPSPAEYVEVLQELQRLESRLQPFLQRYYEVLGAAATTDYNNNHEGREEDQRLVNLVAESLRLLGNTFVALSDLRCNLACAPPRHLHVVRPMSHYTTPMVLQQAAIPIQINVGTTVTMTGNGTRPPPAASAEAPPPGPGQASSMAPSSTTAESSTEGAPPPGPGPAPPPTASHPRVIRISHQSVEPVVMMHMNIQDSATQPGGVPSAPAGPLGPPGHGQTLGSTLIQLPSLPPEFMHAVAHQITHQAMVAAVASAATGQQVPGFPTAPTRVVIARPTPPQARPSHPGGPPVSGTLGAGLGTNASLAQMVSGLVGQLLMQPVLVAQGSPGMASPPAPATASASAGTTNTATTAGPAPGGPAQPPPPQPSTADLQLSQLLGNLLAPAGPGAGAPGMASSPTITVAMPGVPAFLQGMTDFLQATQTAAPPPPPPPAPEQQASPPPGSPPGGAGSPGGLGPESLPPEFFTSVVQGVLSSLLGSLGARAGSSESIAAFIQRLSGSSNIFEPGADGALGFFGALLSLLCQNFSMVDVVMLLHGHFQPLQRLQPQLRAFFHQHYLGGQDPTPGNIRTATHTLINGLEEYVRESFSLVEVQPGVDIIRTNLEFLQEQFNSIAAHVLHCADSGFGARLLELCNQGLFECLALNLHCLGGQQMELAAVINGRIRRMSRGVNPSLVSWLTTMMGLRLQVVLEHMPVGPDAILRYVRRVGDPPQALPEEPMEVQGAERTSPEPQRENASPAPGTTAEEAMSRGPPPAPEGGSRDEQDGASADTEPWAAAVPPEWVPIIQQDIQSQRKVKPQPPLSDAYLSGMPAKRRKLRSDIQKRLQEDPNYSPQRFPNAHRAFADDP, from the exons ATGGAGCCCAGTGATAGTAGCAGTACCACTATGGAGGAGCCTGACAGCCTggaggtgctggtgaagacccTGGACTCTCAGACGCGGACCTTTATTGTGGGGGCGCAG ATGAACGTGAAGGAGTTTAAGGAGCACATTGCCGCCTCTGTTAGCATCCCGTCCGAGAAGCAAAGGCTCATCTACCAGGGGCGTGTGCTGCAGGACGATAAGACGCTCCAGGAATACA ATGTTGGAGGAAAGGTTATTCATTTGGTGGAACGGGCTCCTCCTCAGACTCAGCTCCCTTCATCTGGAGCATCTTCTGGGACCGGGTCTCCTTCAACTACCCATGGTGGGGGACCCCAGCCTGGTACTCGGGGTACTGGGGCCTCAGTTCATGACCGGAATGCCAACAGCTATGTCATGGTTGGAACCTTCAATCTTCCT AGTGAACCACGGGTACGGCTGGTAATGGCTCAGCACATGATCAGGGACATACAGACCCTGTTGTCCCGGATGGAG TGTCGAGGGGCCCCTCAAGCCCAGCCGCCTCCCCAGACGCCGACGGCCGCCCCTGAGCCAGCAGCCTTGAGCTCCCAGACAACAGACGCGGAGGAAAGTGAAGCCCCTCCTCGGGAGCCTATGGCGGCGGAAGAGGTCGAGGAGCACGCCCCATCTCAGAGCCCGGAGCCTGCCCCTTCTGCTGGTCCGTCCCCTTCGGGACTGACGCCTGCACCAGAGACAAATGCACCCAA ccacccttctcctgcgGAATACGTCGAGGTGCTCCAGGAGCTGCAGCGGCTGGAGAGCCGCCTCCAGCCCTTCCTGCAGCGCTACTATGAGGTGCTGGGTGCTGCCGCCACCACGGACTATAACAACAAC CACGAAGGCCGAGAGGAGGACCAGCGCTTGGTCAACCTGGTGGCGGAGAGCCTGCGGCTGCTGGGCAACACCTTCGTGGCGCTGTCGGACCTGCGCTGCAACCTGGCCTGCGCCCCCCCACGGCACCTACATGTGGTCCGGCCCATGTCCCACTACACCACCCCTATGGTGCTCCAGCAGGCGGCCATTCCCATCCAG ATCAATGTTGGCACCACTGTGACCATGACGGGGAATGGGACTCGGCCCCCCCCGGCTGCCAGTGCGGAGGCACCTCCCCCAGGTCCTGGGCAGGCCTCGTCGATGGCTCCCTCCTCTACCACTGCTGAGTCCTCCACTGAGGGGGCTCCCCCCCCGGGGCCGGGACCAGCACCGCCCCCAACCGCCAGCCACCCGAGGGTCATCCGCATTTCCCACCAGAGCGTGGAGCCCGTGGTGATGATGCACATGAACATTCAGG ATTCTGCCACGCAGCCTGGTGGGGTTCCGAGTGCTCCTGCTGGCCCTCTTGGACCCCCTGGTCACGGCCAAACCCTGG GCTCCACCCTCATCCAgctgccctccctgccccctgaGTTCATGCACGCCGTCGCCCACCAGATCACTCATCAGGCCATGGTGGCAGCTGTTGCCTCCGCGGCCACAG GACAGCAAGTGCCAGGTTTTCCAACAGCTCCTACCCGGGTGGTGATTGCCCGGCCCACCCCTCCACAGGCTCGTCCTTCTCACCCGGGGGGGCCCCCAGTCTCTGGCACTCTG GGTGCCGGGCTGGGCACCAACGCCTCCTTGGCCCAGATGGTGAGCGGCCTCGTAGGGCAGCTTCTCATGCAGCCCGTCCTTGTGG CTCAAGGGAGCCCGGGGATGGCTTCAcctccagcccctgccactgcctctGCCAGTGCCGGCACCACCAACACGGCCACCACCgctggccctgccccaggcgggcCTGCCCAGCCTCCACCCCCACAACCCTCCACGGCCGACCTTCAGCTGTCCCAGCTCCTGGGGAACCTCCTGGCACCAGcggggcctggggctggagcgCCTGGCATGGCGTCGTCCCCCACCATCACTGTAGCTATGCCTGGGGTTCCGGCCTTCCTCCAGGGCATGACTGACTTCTTGCAG GCAACTCAGACGGCCGCgccacccccaccgccaccccctgCCCCGGAGCAGCAGGCTTCTCCCCCTCCGGGGTCCCCTCCTGGAGGCGCGGGGAGCCCTGGAGGCCTGGGTCCCGAGAGCCTGCCCCCAGAGTTCTTCACGTCGGTGGTGCAGGGTGTGCTGAGCTCCCTGCTGGGCTCCTTGGGCGCGAGGGCCGGTAGCAGTGAGAGCATCGCAGCCTTCATACAGCGCCTCAGTGGCTCCAGCAACATCTTTGAGCCTGGGGCGGATGGGGCCCTCG GATTCTTTGGGGCTCTGCTCTCGCTCCTGTGCCAGAACTTCTCCATGGTGGACGTGGTGATGCTGCTCCATGGACATTTCCAGCCCCTTCAGCGGCTCCAGCCCCAGCTGCGAGCCTTTTTCCACCAGCACTACCTGGGTGGCCAGGACCCCACACCTGGTAACATCCGG ACGGCAACCCACACGCTGATCAACGGGCTAGAAGAATACGTGCGGGAGAGTTTT TCTCTGGTGGAGGTCCAGCCAGGCGTGGACATCATTCGGACAAACCTGGAATTTCTCCAAGAGCAGTTTAATAGCATTGCTGCCCACGTGCTGCACTGCGCAG ACAGTGGATTTGGAGCCCGGCTGCTGGAGTTGTGTAACCAGGGCCTGTTTGAATGCCTGGCCCTGAACCTGCACTGCTTGGGGGGACAGCAGATGGAGCTGGCTGCTGTTATCAATGGCCGAATT CGCCGCATGTCGCGTGGGGTGAATCCGTCTTTGGTGAGCTGGCTGACCACGATGATGGGACTGCGGCTTCAGGTGGTACTAGAACACATGCCTGTAGGCCCTGACGCCATCCTGAGATACGTCCGTAGAGTTGGTGATCCACCCCAG GCGCTTCCTGAGGAGCCAATGGAAGTCCAGGGAGCAGAGAGAACGTCCCCTGAACCCCAG CGGGAGAACGCTTCCCCAGCCCCGGGAACAACAGCAGAAGAAGCCATGTCCCGAGGCCCACCCCCAGCTCCTGAGGGGGGCTCCCGAGATGAGCAAGATGGAGCTTCAGCTGATACAGAACCTTGGGCAGCTGCAGTCCCCCCA GAATGGGTCCCTATCATCCAGCAGGACATTCAGAGCCAACGGAAGGTGAAACCGCAGCCGCCCCTGAGTGACGCCTACCTCAGCGGTATGCCTGCCAAGAGACGCAAG